The genomic region ACAAGTATTTAATTTATGAGAATGAATAAGCATCACAGGTAGGAGGTGAACAGATCGGTCTACAGAGGTGGCAATACTCACCAGCACGTCTCCCCCGGTCGGCTCGCTGAGAGCTCTCTTGATCGACTTAATGATGTGGAAGGGCTCAGAGTAGCAGAGGCTCTGGAAGTCGTCTGTGTCGATGGTCCACACCATGGCTCCAGCCAGACCCTTGTTCTTGGCCAACCGAGCCTGTGAGCACACGACACACGTCAATAGTGTGATATGGCACAGGTCAATCATATGAATAGGGATACGGACAGGAAGTGATGCGGAGGACAGGTTACAGTACTTGGATAGGAACGGGGACAGATGCAGGTACAGGAAAGGTACGGGGACATTTAGAGGGAGCTAGGTAGAGCGAGAATTGCGACAGTGGGAGGTACAGGAACAAAGACAtgtactgtgactgtgacagacaGGGACGGTGACATGATTACAGACAGGGACAGGGGCAGGAACAAGGACTGGGGCAGGAACAAGGACTGGGGCAGGAACAAGGACTGGGGCAGGAACAAGGACTGGGGCAGGAACAAGGACTGGGGCAGGAACAAGGACTGGGGCAGGAACAAGGACTGGGGCAGGAATATAGACAGGAACATGGACTGTGCCCGGGGGAGGGAGTAGTAGGAGTAAAGAAACAGGTTAAGCAGTACGGGCTGTCACGGGATCAGGAAGATTGAGACAGGTACGGTATTTCCACCGACTATGAAGcaggtttgaaaaaaaaaataattaaatataattattttaagTGTTAAACCCTGCAGGCCTGAATAATATGAAACAAAATCGAATATTAAAGGCgtattttaaagaaaaaatagAGATTCCATTATGCCCGGCAAGGTTTACTCCCTTCAAGAGGGCGTCTTGttgccggtgaagggttcttcatGCCCAGGAATAATGTTACCTTGAGATAGACGGAGTCAGCATCGTCATAGCCACACCAGATCTTGTCAGATTTGCAGTAGAAGTAAGGTTCGTGCAGCGCCGGGTCGTGCACCACCGTGCAGTCGTTGGTGCTGTCCTCAGAGAGTCGCTCACAGATCTGACCAGGGAACCGACCAATATTATAGTGACATTAATGTTTTTTATTATTTGTAGGTTCTCCAGTTCTGTCCCGGccagggtcttttccagatggtgacctggcGGCATTAATGGTATGCAGTACTGGTAAATAGATGAGtaaaatacatgtgcaacacctggtatcttTAATGCCGAAGCCTACTCAGCAGGTTTAAGAGGCACgtaatgttcatttttccactataatctaccttgtataTAATtgctatcacatttgctttgtctgtttcgtaaggtgaagtctgagCTGTGCTCAGCTGTGCTCAaacctcaaagatttgttaagctataccgtgaattaaggaaagattctagacttcactttacgaaacaaACAAAGCAAaggcgatagtaattatggataaggtagattatagtgggaatGAATATATTATTAGAAGACGGATAAACTTATGTGCTCCTTAAGTTACCTCTGTATTCGATTAAAGAAGCCTGTTGAACAGGTGAAATATTTCAGCCTGTTGAACAGGTGAAATATTTCAGCCTGTTGAACAGGTGAAATATTTCAGCCTGTTGAACAGGTGAAATATTTCATCCTGTTGAACAGGTGAAATATTTCAGCCTGTTGAACAGGTGAAATATCTCTGGTTATCTTTCTAATActttctgtcttcccagagtgagactctgggaagacaggaaaTATTAGAAAGATAACCAGAGATATTGGAATGAGAGAGATATCATGTTATCACACTAGACCCCACCAGGAAGGGTCCCTTGATGCCACTAAAGGGCTTTTGATACAAATAATTGGAGCGGATCTCCTCTtgggaaattagacacatgtgcgacacttgagtatctttattgtggaaacgtttcgccacacactggtttcatcagtccagtacaaaagaGAATAGTTGAAGATCGGGAGTTTGAGGAAattagtccttcagcctggagtcaatgtaatcagtccaccaaccaAGCCTGATAaactgcgggactgattacctcaaacttaatCTGATATTCaactattcttctctgtattggactgtagaAGCCACTTATCTACGACCCTTCTCTTGTATGAAAattgattgccttccatttcccagggCACCGTATGACACCTGCTAGTTTACCTCTGCCCGAGGACATAATAATATACCCACCTCATTAAGACCCACCTTATTAACATCTACCTACCTCATTAGTACCCAAAGTGCCAGACAGGCGGATGTAAGGGCCAGGATTCCCAGGATTGTGTGCTGGGGCGAGCATCCCGTGATCATTGATGTCATCCAGGGTCCAGCAGCGACCGTAGGCAGGTATACCCAGAACCATCTTCTCCGGTGGTAGCCCCAGGGATAAGTAGTAATCCACTGTGTACGCCTGGAAGTAACGATACATACATGTGTAAACATCTTTATACCATTACAGGTTGATGAATAACACGTGTGTAACACCTGGAATACAAAGGTGGCTTTATTACTGTATTTAGTGGACGTAGTTTAGAGGTGAAGATGAGGTGTTAACTCCTTCAACATTGACAGAacgtattcagtccctcagcctggatagttgttaggtaaggttcgtcaggaatcaggacaagtgtttcctgacgcgggtcttagttgtTCAGTCCCTCGGCCCTGATTGAAGGTGCTCAgcttgacacagcaacaccatagtGTCTTGGTACAGGGAAAGTCTTCTGCAATTCCTTTGCTAAAcaactcaacaacaacaacaacaacaaacatggctgactccccctccaactccactcccttcaaaggattcacccatgataactcaggtatgattattcctgacaatatcaaggactacatcgttgctctagaaaatgaaatcaaagatatcaaagcaacactcgagcgacgagaatccaagataaccaacctcgagaacaagatccaaaaccttgaagagaagattacatcgggaagtgttgacacagaaaatactctaaaagcagctatagccagtcacactgagcaaataacaacaataaatatgaaggttgaagaagcaatcaaggactggaatcagaacatgcacactcgactaaatgaataccttgatttccaagacgacaaaactgaacaagataagttgtccgatgcagttataataaacagtccacacattccaagtgacataacacaagcacagtgcaaagaaactgctatcaggataatacagaaccacgtacaagtcatcgtgcaaaacaatgaaatcaaagaaacacgtttgctaggaaaaccaggaagtaaacacagtataatgatccgacttcattcatacgataaaagaaaggacctaattaaatcagcaattacaatgaaaaatggagtgtacataaatgagtgtctaacaaaaaaacgtcaaaaccttctgttcaggctgagaaaacttaaacaggaaaacaaaatacatcagtgtttcacgcgagatgggaaaatactagtaaggaaaacatcaacaggacaacaatataccatctcaaacgaacatgatttctctaccttccttagaaaagctgacatttctgtaacagattagataagtgcccttaatacatatatacgtgtggtgcatatagtgtacgttactattatattgtgcattattatttttattatttttcatcactagctaatgccaactacctccaatactctatacttctttcttactgctattaattgctcataattttaaattacaagtcaaatcttactccaaattaataatattcattattcttacctgtccatttaattttgtttatcactacttgttttttagtcactttttattgtgtatgcaattagtgtatattccaattacttttttgcaagtaccaaaactatcttttgctagctagtaccaactacctcatttttttttactttttattgtgcaataaactgctcaatttatttaatattacaaatcagatcttactcctaaaccaatattatttcatagtgaccatctgtccatttaactttgtttaccattacttaattttagtcccttatatattttctcctttattttagctttatataactaccctagtttatatattcacaattgttaaaataatcaaggtgctattctcaggtgctaaagtagaataagttcacaattttgccattatattccaaagctcatttatttgattaccactttattgttcaccacaacttatattagtcccttttatattataattttatactataattctaactttaaaaaattacctttatagtactacctactatcatattcccaagctccattatttgatcatcactttatttgtattagtcccttttatattgtctcctttattttagcttcaaaaaaaaaaaaaaaaaaaaaaaaaaaaaaaaaaaaaaaaaaaaactaccttagctcattattttacatttgttaaataattcaggtgctattttttagcttaagactatttactttgttttatacttaattctaactatagattcactacaaatcttatgattacaagcattgatcctgataccaacctcttatttaatgacttaaatgaatcaaacagttactgtaattactacactgcagaacaatcaaaggcacttctcagtgccaacaacaacataactatctttaactacaatatcagatctttaagcaagcattacgatgacctcatagcattactaaattccttacatgccaatatgtccatcattacactaactgaaacctggctaaagcctgatagtacagatgtctatgccattcctggttacacagccatacacaactgtaggccagaccaacaagggggtggcacagccatatactactcagaccaactagaatgtatcactaatacttgcacaagggatgaacatggggaatatataatagctaaattcaaatccaaatacctacaaaaacctctcacattgataaacatctacagagttccacagtcaaacattagccaatttagtcaaaacctaggaagtatgataactgatgcacgcatgaacaaagatcacttactactctcaggtgacttcaatataaatctcctgcaagaccaggacccacacgttactgaattcacaaacacaatgagtaactgtatgttgctaccaacagtaacaaaacctacaagagttacagagactagtgtttccctacttgaccacatctggaccaacaccatatcccctttaaaatcaggcataattacagataataccacagaccactaccctactttcctcataacaactcttggtaaactaccccaagacactactaaagtcaccttcagacttcacaatgaggcagccattaataacttcacaacagcagtagcaaacattgactggcacactgagctagaaatctatacagatattgacgaatgtattaataattttctaaaaaaaaacccaatacctcatAACAAGCACTGACTAAACAGATACAGTAAGAGCTTTGGCTAACACCCAGAACAGTGGacagcctaataaaaatactaatgatgctattatacacatgctagaacatatatacactgcaatagagaaaaaagaagtcccactggggaccatgacttgctccatgacttgctccacgtaaaattgtcacactattgtataagagggcactccctcaactacctcaagtcatacctcagcaacagaagccaatatgtgtacgcaaatggggcaaactcttctgcacaaccaattacagttggtgtcccacagggaagtgtccttggccctcttctctttctcctatacataaatgacctaccaaatgcttcgcaattactcaaacccacactatttgcagatgacactacatacgtcttctctcacccgagcccagtcacgctagccaatactgtaaataccgaattacagaaaatatctacctggatgaggactaacaaacttacactaaacattgacaaaacctacttcattcagtttggtaacagagctacagatgtccctcttaacataatgataaacggatcacctatcacaaagctaacagagggaaaattcttaggaatccaccttgataatagactcaaatttcatacacatatacaacaaatttctaagaaaatttccaagactgtaggcatactatcgaagatacggtactatgttccacagtcagccctcctggccctatatcactctcttatttacccctatctcacctatggaatttgtgcatggggctcaacaacaattaaccatctcagaccactaattacccaacaaaaggctgcagttagaatgataacaaattctcactacaggcagcacactccaccaatattcaatacactaaacctactcaccatacaaaacatccatacttattactgcacctattacatacatagaacacttaactctgatattaaccctcccctcaaacatctccttgccaacctcaacagaacacatgaccataacacaaggcacagatcactctttgatgttcctcgtgtccatctcacactatgcaaaaactcaatgcacataaaaggccctaaaatctggaattcattacctgtaaatataaaagaaacactacctgtttataaattcaagtctcttctcaaagatcacttactcacccaaaaccaaataaatactgaataactgaaccttataaattgtatatcttaaatgtttctcacaattatatcacataaatgttaaacctaaaacccaatctaactttttaattttttaaatacactacctaacagaatactccattctactgaatgtacaacaatgcatgcaaccatatgacctgtctttgtaatactcatttgtgctttatagttatctgtttacaataatgttttatcactgatttcatcattgcttagttaatcttaagttaattttaagccagcccgtaatgctatgcatagtataagtggctttggcatgctgctcttatctgtatttttttgtacctctgtttgtatgctcaaattattaaataaataaataaataaataaagaatatTAAACTAACCAGTTCCTCTctgaacgctcacacacgctAATAGCTTCAACTGTTTCCTATGTCTGGCGGCGAACTTCATACAAACCTTTGAGTAGATATGAGGTTAGAAACCAGTAATGCCGGTCGATGAAGATTAAGTAACAGAGCCAGGAGCCAAGACTTGATTCCCGAAAACATAACTCGGTGAGTACAACTGGATGAATACACTCACCACATTGTAATAGATATCTTCGCCCGAGTCCAGGTAGTATCTACAGAGAGGAGCGTTGTGATGGGTAAAGTTATCCCAGGCACCATGATAGTCGTAACCCATCACATTGATGATATCGAAGGCCTGGGAGAGGGTTGGCAAGTCGTATGCTTCATCAATGGTATCCTTGCCCGGCGAGAGTGCCCCTGAGAGCAGCAGCGGAGGTCGGTACTTATCGAACTCCTCACGGAACTCCTGAATCAGCGTCACGAAGTTTGCCTGGAGGGAGtgaaaggattttttttatattcagtAAGTGGTCACCTTATTGTACAATGTACAGGATAGTTGCATTGTTGGAGCACCCGCAGCGTGCGACTGCTCTATTCAAGATGGGAATACCTGCAGTGTGGGACTACCCTGATCATGATGGTAGTTACATGGTGGAAACACCTGCAGTGTACGACTATCTTCTTTTGAAcgagagttacactgtgggaacacctgtgGTGTGGCTACGCTATTCTACATAATTTTGCTATTTGGCCATTGACTGTGGTAGGGATGGTCTTCTTGACCAGTTattgtggtagtgggtgatgctGGTAAACCATTCTGATAGAAGTGGTTTTCTTGGCGAACaactgtagtgaggtggtgttaaCTGGCGAACGGCTTTGTAGTGAGTGGCACTGTTGGTAAACGATTGTAGTGTTAGCGATTGTGATAAAATTACAAGTATAATATCATTCAAGGGAGATgctttgatgatggtgaagggttcttaatTCAAGAAATATGAGGTATCTTCCCATTTTTATGGGAtcgaatctgattacctcccattccccaggttctGTATGACGTCTATGGGTTGGGCGCTTCACTACGGAAAATAAAAATTCACCTGGAGTATACGCCCCCCCCACTCACCTTGTCGTCAGGGTTGCCCCCTCTTAAACCAGGGTACTCCCAGTCGACGTCGAGACCGTCGAAGCCGTGTTCATTGACTAGTGTTATGGCGCTGTTGATGAAGGTCTGCCTCTTGTTGGGGTCACTGGCCATCTGTGGGAGCAGAAGTCAGTTTTAGTGAGGCACTAGTGACTGGACTATGTTGTTTACTAGACTTAAGTCAGGCACTAGTGACTGGAACATGTTTACTTAAGTCAAGTGACTGGAACATGTTCTTTACTAAAGTCAACGACTAGTGACTGGGCCATGTTATTTACTAGACAAGTAAAGGATTATTGACTTC from Cherax quadricarinatus isolate ZL_2023a chromosome 43, ASM3850222v1, whole genome shotgun sequence harbors:
- the LOC128705574 gene encoding chitinase-3-like protein 1, which translates into the protein MQNSHSFLHSTKYIALPYSLYKGPGAFFKTFACTQVLDPWNELCPPLGGKCAYDRFVALKQKNANLKTILAVGGWNEGSDDFSVMASDPNKRQTFINSAITLVNEHGFDGLDVDWEYPGLRGGNPDDKANFVTLIQEFREEFDKYRPPLLLSGALSPGKDTIDEAYDLPTLSQAFDIINVMGYDYHGAWDNFTHHNAPLCRYYLDSGEDIYYNVAYTVDYYLSLGLPPEKMVLGIPAYGRCWTLDDINDHGMLAPAHNPGNPGPYIRLSGTLGTNEICERLSEDSTNDCTVVHDPALHEPYFYCKSDKIWCGYDDADSVYLKARLAKNKGLAGAMVWTIDTDDFQSLCYSEPFHIIKSIKRALSEPTGGDVLDCDSWITSTATELWECRDGQAIVMLCAGGTVWDDVLQICNWEENVDISNCNMWTCQVDNEYYAAEDCDKYYWCYQGSPHLEQCPNGLFWNQNVLQCEDPSLVDTSFCNH